Proteins encoded by one window of Chondromyces crocatus:
- a CDS encoding non-ribosomal peptide synthetase: protein MSPHEHPEPATSAQKLERLAHLLRARAARQTTPQPTSHGQQALWYLYRLDPESPAYNVAFAFRVRSPIDAPAMRGALLALTERHPVLRTTYLQRDGEALRTIHARLDPGFDELDASTWAEAELAERVQAARCRPFDLERGPILRGVLFHRAPDDHVLLLVAHHIAVDGWSLWILIDELKALYPAVRAGHPPELPLLSVQYGDFVRWQRDLLGGPEGERLWAYWQQRLSGKIPNLDLPLDLPRPPVQTFRGASHPFTIRREPTQRIVQLSKAHGATLFAVLLAAYQTLLSRHSGERDILVGTPMAGRSRQEFSPVVGDFINMVVLRADLTNDPSTIELLQQTRQTITDALSRQDYPFALLVDRLRVPRDPARSPLFQASFVFQQPSTGALTQLLQGGEGTTDFGGLAVAAHPLPQQEGQFDVTLEVLYAAEELHGNLKYNADLFLPETVERMARHYAELLAAMVETPERPVGRLRLLGKEEREAVLRAGQGPSSPLEGEVPFYAPWEKLAEREPSAIAVEDEGKRLTRAEVNARANRLARRLRAMGVGPEVSMGLSLQRGVDLVVGLLGVLKAGGMYVPLDPGYPRERLSYMLEDAAVKLLLTDEASLEQLPTASGVETLLLQDVERSASDEPASDLKLAVAAEQCAYMLYTSGSTGRPKGVQVPHGALANFLRSMAERPGLSATDVLLAVTPLSFDIAGLELYLPLVTGARLVVASQATSRDPERLGRALAQHGVTVMQGTPSTYRLLLQHPEVLNHGFKALCGGEALPGDVCCRLLEHEVALWNMYGPTETTIWSAAGPVQDAARVDLGTPVDNTDLYVLDEALELVPLGVSGELYIGGAGLARGYWRRRSLSAERFVPDPFSTTPGARMYRTGDVVRRQADGRLLYQGRSDAQVKIRGFRIELGEVEAWLSTHPSVRAVVVSSAEDERGGGAQLVAYVVPSGAAPSVEALRAHLQERLPEYMVPGQYMVLDELPLTPAGKVDRKRLPRPTFDRASLQTRYTPPRTEQERLLTELWQQILGRTPVGIHDDFFALGGDSLRVVQLAQHLREAGLDIRPADILRHPTIAELAHPARQRSRATEATAPIPLDKVALPASLLQSLPPEIALAYPLTAMQEVMLDEHAKDAGRRGIYHLQYALHLRDEGFSLPALEAALATLVRRNPALRTVILEIPGAPRLQGVLRTAPPSLEIEDLRALTQEERQRVSEARLQADRGRPFETGPSRLLSRFRILLHTDHTFEIHLSCHHAILDGWSSVELFHELLALYGAHKRGEEIVETPEPHGYRDFVALEREARDAQPSRAFWLDHLRGSRRAEPAPATSVESWDRRVRTVHVEAPLLARLHELRRRWSVSLRAILLGTYLHALQKIGGEAVPVGVVSSGRSARLVDPLRTRGLLWNLTPFHCPPRPDLVAHLREVQARLIALDPHVLFPASALPEFGPGARFAATFNFVDFAGTSHQLGESVDVLGFRHHDRFHTPLNLTASVARQAAGLELQLDYDHPRFTQEAVDDLLQKILRRLSELEASPAASTATSPAA from the coding sequence GTGAGCCCGCACGAACACCCCGAGCCCGCCACCAGCGCCCAGAAGCTCGAGCGCCTCGCGCACCTCCTGCGCGCACGTGCTGCGCGCCAGACCACCCCGCAGCCCACCTCGCACGGCCAGCAGGCCCTCTGGTACCTGTACCGCCTCGATCCCGAGAGCCCTGCCTACAACGTGGCCTTCGCCTTCCGCGTGCGCTCCCCGATCGACGCGCCCGCCATGCGCGGCGCCCTGCTCGCCCTCACCGAGCGGCACCCCGTCTTGCGCACCACCTACCTCCAGCGGGACGGAGAGGCCCTGCGCACCATCCACGCACGCCTCGACCCTGGCTTCGACGAGCTGGACGCCTCCACCTGGGCCGAGGCCGAACTCGCAGAGCGCGTCCAGGCTGCGCGCTGCCGACCCTTCGATCTCGAACGCGGCCCCATCCTTCGAGGGGTCCTGTTCCACCGCGCCCCCGACGACCACGTCCTCCTCCTCGTCGCGCACCACATCGCCGTCGACGGCTGGTCCCTCTGGATCCTCATCGACGAACTCAAGGCCCTGTACCCTGCGGTGCGCGCCGGCCACCCCCCCGAGCTTCCTCTGCTCAGCGTCCAGTACGGCGACTTCGTGCGCTGGCAGCGCGACCTCCTGGGCGGCCCCGAAGGCGAGCGCCTCTGGGCGTACTGGCAGCAGCGCCTCTCCGGCAAGATCCCGAACCTCGATCTCCCCCTCGATCTGCCCCGCCCCCCGGTCCAGACCTTCCGCGGCGCCTCCCACCCCTTCACCATCCGCCGCGAGCCGACCCAGCGCATCGTCCAGCTCTCGAAAGCGCACGGTGCCACCCTCTTCGCCGTCCTGCTCGCCGCCTACCAGACCCTGCTCTCACGCCACAGCGGCGAGCGCGACATCCTCGTCGGCACCCCCATGGCTGGCCGCAGCCGGCAGGAGTTCAGCCCCGTCGTGGGCGACTTCATCAACATGGTCGTGCTGCGCGCCGATCTGACGAACGACCCCTCCACCATCGAACTCCTCCAGCAAACGCGACAGACCATCACCGACGCGCTGAGTCGCCAGGATTATCCCTTCGCGTTGCTGGTCGATCGCCTGCGCGTTCCTCGCGACCCCGCCCGCTCCCCGCTGTTTCAAGCCTCGTTCGTCTTCCAGCAGCCTTCCACGGGCGCGCTCACCCAGCTTCTCCAGGGTGGAGAGGGCACGACGGACTTCGGCGGCCTCGCCGTGGCGGCCCATCCCCTCCCGCAGCAAGAGGGACAGTTCGACGTGACGCTGGAGGTGCTGTACGCGGCGGAAGAGCTGCACGGCAACCTGAAGTACAATGCGGACCTGTTCCTGCCGGAGACGGTAGAGCGGATGGCGCGCCACTACGCAGAGCTGCTGGCCGCGATGGTGGAGACCCCCGAGCGGCCGGTGGGGCGACTGAGGCTGCTGGGGAAAGAAGAGCGCGAGGCGGTCTTGCGCGCAGGGCAGGGGCCCTCGTCGCCCCTTGAGGGCGAGGTGCCCTTCTATGCGCCGTGGGAGAAGCTGGCCGAGCGCGAGCCTTCGGCGATCGCAGTGGAGGACGAAGGGAAGCGGCTGACGCGCGCCGAGGTCAACGCCCGCGCCAACCGACTGGCGAGACGACTGCGCGCGATGGGCGTGGGCCCGGAAGTATCGATGGGCCTGAGCCTGCAACGCGGCGTGGACCTCGTGGTGGGCCTCCTCGGCGTGCTGAAGGCGGGTGGCATGTACGTCCCGCTGGACCCCGGCTACCCCCGCGAGCGCCTGAGCTACATGCTCGAAGACGCCGCCGTGAAGTTGCTGTTGACGGACGAGGCTTCGCTGGAGCAGCTCCCCACGGCGTCCGGGGTGGAGACGCTCCTGTTGCAGGACGTGGAGCGCTCGGCGTCCGACGAACCGGCCTCCGACCTGAAGCTGGCCGTGGCGGCCGAGCAGTGCGCCTACATGCTCTACACCTCCGGTTCCACGGGACGTCCCAAAGGGGTGCAAGTCCCGCACGGCGCGCTGGCGAACTTCCTGCGCTCGATGGCGGAGCGACCCGGGCTCTCGGCGACGGACGTCCTGCTGGCAGTGACGCCGCTCTCGTTCGACATCGCCGGCCTGGAGCTGTACCTGCCGCTCGTGACGGGAGCGCGTCTGGTGGTGGCGTCCCAAGCCACCAGCCGTGATCCCGAGCGGCTGGGCCGAGCGCTGGCGCAGCACGGCGTGACGGTGATGCAAGGAACGCCGAGCACCTACCGCCTGCTGCTCCAGCACCCCGAGGTGCTGAACCACGGCTTCAAGGCGCTGTGCGGCGGGGAAGCGCTGCCCGGGGACGTGTGCTGCCGACTGCTGGAGCACGAGGTGGCGCTGTGGAACATGTACGGCCCGACGGAGACGACGATCTGGTCGGCAGCGGGACCGGTACAGGACGCGGCGCGGGTGGACCTGGGCACTCCGGTGGACAACACGGACCTGTACGTGCTGGACGAGGCGCTGGAACTCGTACCGCTGGGGGTCTCTGGCGAGCTGTACATCGGCGGCGCCGGCCTTGCGCGAGGCTACTGGCGCCGTCGTTCGCTGAGCGCCGAGCGCTTCGTGCCGGACCCCTTCAGCACGACGCCCGGCGCAAGGATGTACCGCACGGGGGACGTGGTGCGACGGCAAGCAGATGGCCGACTGCTGTATCAGGGTCGCTCGGACGCGCAGGTGAAGATCCGAGGTTTCCGGATCGAGCTGGGCGAAGTGGAGGCATGGCTCTCGACGCACCCCTCGGTGCGTGCGGTGGTGGTGAGCAGCGCCGAGGACGAGCGGGGAGGGGGAGCGCAGCTCGTGGCGTACGTGGTGCCCTCCGGAGCGGCGCCTTCGGTGGAGGCGTTGCGCGCGCACCTGCAAGAGCGGCTGCCCGAGTACATGGTGCCCGGGCAGTACATGGTGCTGGACGAGCTACCCCTGACGCCCGCGGGCAAGGTGGACCGCAAGCGCCTTCCCCGGCCCACCTTCGACCGCGCCTCCTTGCAGACCCGCTACACACCCCCGCGGACGGAGCAAGAACGTCTCCTCACCGAGCTCTGGCAGCAGATCCTCGGCAGGACCCCTGTTGGCATCCACGACGACTTCTTCGCCCTCGGGGGCGACTCCTTGCGGGTCGTGCAGCTCGCGCAGCACCTGCGTGAAGCCGGACTCGACATCCGACCCGCGGACATCCTCCGCCATCCCACCATCGCCGAGCTGGCCCATCCCGCACGCCAGCGCAGCCGAGCCACCGAGGCGACCGCGCCCATTCCTCTCGACAAGGTGGCCCTGCCAGCCTCCCTGCTCCAGAGCCTGCCACCCGAGATCGCCCTCGCCTATCCGCTCACCGCCATGCAAGAGGTGATGCTCGACGAGCACGCGAAGGACGCTGGCCGCCGGGGCATCTACCACCTGCAATACGCCCTCCACCTGCGGGATGAAGGCTTCTCGCTTCCCGCGCTGGAGGCGGCGCTCGCCACCCTCGTACGCCGCAATCCTGCGCTGCGCACCGTCATCCTCGAAATCCCTGGCGCACCGCGATTGCAAGGCGTGCTCCGCACCGCACCCCCCAGCCTGGAGATCGAGGACCTGCGCGCACTGACCCAGGAGGAGCGGCAGCGCGTGAGCGAAGCGCGCCTGCAAGCCGACCGAGGCCGCCCCTTCGAAACCGGCCCGTCGCGGCTCCTGAGCCGCTTCCGGATCCTCCTTCACACGGACCACACCTTCGAGATCCACCTGTCCTGCCACCACGCCATCCTCGATGGCTGGAGCAGCGTGGAGCTGTTCCACGAGCTGCTCGCCCTCTACGGCGCCCACAAACGAGGTGAGGAGATCGTCGAGACCCCTGAGCCGCATGGCTACCGGGACTTCGTGGCCCTGGAGCGCGAAGCCCGGGACGCCCAGCCTTCCCGCGCCTTCTGGCTCGACCACCTGCGCGGGAGCCGGCGCGCGGAACCTGCTCCGGCTACCTCCGTCGAAAGCTGGGACCGCCGCGTGCGCACCGTCCACGTCGAGGCGCCGCTGCTCGCACGCCTCCACGAACTCAGGCGACGCTGGAGCGTGTCCCTCCGCGCGATCCTCCTCGGCACGTACCTGCATGCGCTCCAGAAGATCGGCGGCGAAGCCGTCCCCGTCGGCGTCGTCTCCAGCGGCAGGAGCGCGCGCCTCGTCGACCCGCTCCGCACCCGCGGCCTCCTCTGGAACCTGACGCCCTTTCATTGCCCCCCGCGCCCCGACCTCGTGGCGCACCTGCGCGAGGTCCAGGCGCGCCTCATCGCCCTCGATCCTCACGTCCTCTTCCCCGCGTCTGCGCTCCCCGAGTTCGGGCCCGGCGCACGCTTCGCCGCCACGTTCAACTTCGTCGATTTCGCCGGGACCTCACACCAGCTCGGTGAAAGCGTCGACGTGCTCGGCTTCCGCCACCACGACCGCTTCCACACCCCCCTGAACCTGACCGCCTCGGTGGCGAGACAGGCCGCCGGGCTGGAATTGCAGCTCGATTACGACCACCCGCGCTTCACCCAGGAAGCCGTGGACGACCTGTTGCAGAAGATCCTGAGGCGCCTGAGCGAGCTGGAAGCCTCCCCCGCAGCTTCCACCGCGACCTCTCCAGCAGCCTGA
- a CDS encoding class I SAM-dependent methyltransferase, giving the protein MGVDWSTYADVYDGIGRNNPAYKELVRVFEDTFRSFDLPDGAKIVDMGCGTGNFALAIARSCPRATISAYDNNERMLEVLRYKAERAGVPIQARAADLRTRPEALESVDAISYVHCLYVLQKPGALEALAQARAMLKPGGYLVVGDIGRELDTTQFARTGLSHMYEQYSLFDFVRECFRMRGVQKESQRIRQHQHEGKFYLHTLEELTQEIAALGFEILQTRGDLYLGHTDFIVARKPQG; this is encoded by the coding sequence ATGGGAGTCGATTGGAGCACGTACGCCGATGTTTATGATGGAATCGGGCGCAACAACCCGGCCTACAAGGAGCTGGTGCGCGTCTTCGAGGACACCTTCCGCTCGTTCGATCTACCGGACGGCGCGAAGATCGTCGACATGGGCTGCGGCACCGGCAACTTCGCCCTGGCCATCGCGCGATCGTGCCCGCGAGCGACCATCAGCGCCTACGACAACAACGAGCGCATGCTGGAAGTGCTGCGCTACAAGGCCGAGCGCGCTGGTGTCCCCATCCAGGCGCGTGCTGCCGACCTGAGGACCCGACCGGAGGCGCTGGAGAGCGTCGACGCGATCAGCTACGTCCACTGCCTCTACGTCCTGCAGAAGCCCGGCGCCCTCGAAGCCCTCGCGCAAGCCCGCGCCATGCTCAAGCCGGGCGGCTACCTCGTGGTCGGCGACATCGGTCGTGAGCTCGACACCACGCAGTTCGCGCGCACCGGCCTCAGCCACATGTACGAGCAGTATTCCCTGTTCGACTTCGTCCGCGAGTGCTTCCGCATGCGCGGGGTCCAGAAAGAGAGCCAGCGCATTCGCCAGCACCAGCACGAGGGCAAGTTCTACCTGCACACCCTGGAGGAGCTCACCCAGGAGATCGCCGCGCTGGGCTTCGAGATCCTGCAGACGCGCGGAGACCTCTACCTCGGTCACACCGACTTCATCGTCGCGAGGAAGCCTCAGGGCTGA
- a CDS encoding type I polyketide synthase, with product MSEKQPAASPGELSPLKRALLALDKMQRKVDTLERARTEPIAIVGMACRFPGSANDTEAYWRILRDGVTTVTEIPKDRWDIDAFYDPDPEAPAKMYARHGAFIDQVERFDAEFFGISPREARTMDPQQRLLLEVAHEALEQSGHAPDRLFDSQTGVFVGMSYSDYSRLTIDESTTLDAYVGTGSGLSIGVGRLSYFLGLHGPNVQLDTTCSSSLVATHLAAQSLRNGECDLALAGGVNLMLAPQGHLFYCKLQALSRDGRCKTFDAAADGYVRGEGCGILVLKRLSDAERDGDQILALLRGSAVNHDGRSNGLTAPNGPAQEAVIRRALAAAGVSPADVDYVECHGTGTPLGDPIEFQALAAVMRKGRQAERPLYVGSAKTNIGHLEPAAGAAGLIKAVLALKHRTIPPHLHFERANPNIDLASIPALVPPSALPWNTDGKRRLAGVSSFGMSGTNAHVILEEAPSAPARRQDVERPLHLLTLSARTDAALTAQVDHYAQHLAASTQTPLADLCFTAGTGRTHFAHRVAVVASSTEEASLALAALRDGGTSPSALRAPTAAQTPPEIVFLFTGQGSQYAGMARALYETSPSFKRRLDACADLLAPHLSRPLLGILFPDEQESGLLDQTEFTQPALFALEVALCGTLRDWGIVPAAVIGHSVGEYAAACAAGVFSLEDGLALISARARLMQALPEPGGMMAVFAEPERIGDLLRAHESRVTIAAINAPGETVISGATDALAAIGAALQARGIKNRPLKVSHAFHSPLLEPMRRDFERVAAGVNFTAPQLRLVSNLTGELMTDAPTAEYWWRQMREPVQFLAGIRTLRQQGHRCFLEIGPQPTLVAMARREAGAADDIDWLPTLKQGAGDWQPLLESLARLHVRGASVDWAAFDRDYPRRRVALPTYPFQRKRYWAAKRPEAPDQAATTGAAGEAVHPLLGHRLPTALNATLFTAKLDPETLGYLQDHRVYGQMVLPMTAYIEMALSAAQEVYGPSVSVLEDLVIQAPLVLPPTGTAHVQTILGAAEEGRAEFRICSPKDETCSEWQVHVQGFARIDGEGQEIASTIEPIAALKGRCPAEIPREAHYALYHQQGLEYGPAFQSLRRLHQGNAEALGEVALDDALAVDVARYRVHPALLDSALQVLGATIGGTGDEADKDAVHLPAGLKRFRLHRQPGTSTFSHARLQRAMDNPSAPVSGDVRLLDEAGEPVAELTGWLLLPAPRALIAQVSSRPRFAEWLYDLRWSRRDAPASGDTDTTRTGARERWVLLADQSGTGAALAALLRDRGHDVHLAAIEAPLAEDASRARYHQIVEDALRDAPPGGVKFVHLGGLDAEDPDALDADPASSFASAQAHGCASALYLIQTLKAAASPLPSRVWFVTRGAQSIANAEPIRAPQQALLWGLARGLALEAPELWGGILDLDPARSSDEARLLFGALQSADGEDQVTLRGDARYVLRLARRTAPPVPPLQVRADGSYLVTGGLGDLGLLTARWLAARGAGRILLMSRRPWEETLATATASSRHSKQTLLDELRRSGASIEILAADVGDRAQMERVFDDLRRSSFPLRGIFHAAGVFSHRDLQALDAAALRETLAPKVTGGYLLHRLSEGLDLDAFVCFSSISAVWGSAGMLAYGAANQYLAALARQRRSAGRPAVCIHWGPWEGEGMAARAGSKDWLERMGIHGLPPEQAILAMDSLCGIDETEVVVARVDFRRFRPVYEARARRPLLTELAPSTPTKAATTRRRKSDVRGQLDTASPAERDALLSRYLVELVGDVMRLDDAASLDPETPLTKMGLDSLMAVELRNRIEQDLGQPIELAELLQSPSVRRLHELLAAPATPASITSSRATSDDLLELVRNIDHETMQTLLARIERLDEPALNTLLQQVEGMEGAP from the coding sequence ATGAGCGAAAAACAACCTGCGGCTTCTCCCGGCGAGCTGTCGCCGCTCAAGCGCGCCCTGCTCGCGCTCGACAAGATGCAGCGCAAGGTCGACACGCTCGAGCGTGCGCGGACCGAGCCCATCGCCATCGTCGGCATGGCCTGCCGCTTTCCTGGCAGCGCGAACGACACCGAAGCGTACTGGCGCATCCTGCGGGACGGCGTGACCACGGTCACCGAGATCCCGAAGGATCGCTGGGACATCGATGCCTTCTACGACCCCGACCCCGAGGCGCCGGCGAAGATGTACGCCCGTCACGGCGCATTCATCGATCAAGTCGAGCGTTTCGACGCCGAGTTCTTCGGGATCTCGCCGCGCGAGGCCCGCACCATGGACCCGCAGCAGCGCCTCTTGCTCGAGGTGGCGCACGAGGCGCTCGAACAGTCCGGCCACGCCCCCGATCGGCTCTTCGACAGCCAGACCGGCGTGTTCGTCGGGATGAGCTACAGCGACTACTCCCGGCTGACCATCGACGAGAGCACCACCCTCGACGCCTACGTCGGCACGGGGTCCGGGCTCAGCATCGGCGTCGGGCGCCTCTCGTATTTCCTCGGCCTGCACGGCCCCAACGTCCAGCTCGACACGACCTGCTCCTCGTCTCTCGTGGCGACCCATCTCGCCGCACAGAGCCTGCGGAACGGCGAATGCGACCTGGCACTCGCCGGAGGCGTGAACCTGATGCTCGCCCCTCAGGGACACCTCTTCTACTGCAAGCTCCAGGCACTGTCCCGCGACGGCCGCTGCAAGACCTTCGATGCGGCAGCGGACGGCTACGTCCGGGGAGAGGGCTGCGGCATCCTCGTCCTGAAGAGGCTCTCCGACGCCGAGCGGGACGGAGACCAGATCCTCGCCCTGCTCCGCGGCTCCGCCGTGAACCACGATGGCCGCAGCAACGGCCTCACGGCGCCGAACGGGCCCGCGCAGGAGGCCGTCATCCGCCGCGCGCTCGCCGCTGCTGGTGTCAGCCCTGCCGACGTCGACTACGTCGAATGCCACGGCACCGGCACGCCCCTGGGTGACCCCATCGAGTTCCAGGCCCTCGCTGCGGTCATGCGCAAGGGCCGGCAAGCCGAGCGCCCGCTCTACGTCGGCTCTGCGAAGACCAACATCGGGCACCTGGAGCCGGCCGCTGGCGCGGCGGGCCTGATCAAGGCCGTCCTCGCGCTGAAGCACCGCACCATCCCCCCGCACCTGCACTTCGAGCGCGCGAACCCGAACATCGACCTTGCCTCCATCCCGGCCCTGGTCCCTCCGAGCGCGCTCCCCTGGAACACCGACGGCAAGCGGCGCCTTGCCGGCGTCAGCTCCTTCGGCATGAGCGGCACGAACGCCCACGTGATCCTGGAGGAGGCGCCCTCGGCGCCAGCGCGGCGGCAGGACGTGGAGCGCCCCCTGCACCTCCTCACCCTCTCTGCCAGGACCGACGCCGCCCTCACGGCGCAGGTCGACCACTACGCGCAGCACCTCGCGGCCAGCACGCAGACCCCCCTCGCGGACCTGTGCTTCACGGCAGGTACTGGCCGAACCCACTTCGCTCACCGTGTCGCCGTGGTGGCCTCGTCCACCGAGGAGGCCAGCCTCGCCCTCGCGGCGCTCCGAGACGGCGGCACGTCCCCCTCGGCCCTCCGTGCGCCCACCGCGGCGCAGACACCGCCGGAGATCGTCTTCCTCTTCACCGGACAGGGCTCGCAGTACGCCGGAATGGCCCGCGCGCTCTACGAAACGAGCCCCTCCTTCAAGCGCCGCCTGGATGCCTGCGCCGACCTCCTGGCACCTCACCTGAGCCGTCCCCTCCTCGGCATTCTGTTCCCGGATGAGCAGGAGTCCGGGCTCCTCGACCAGACCGAGTTCACCCAGCCCGCGCTCTTCGCCCTGGAAGTGGCCCTCTGCGGCACCCTGCGGGACTGGGGCATCGTGCCCGCCGCCGTCATCGGTCACAGCGTCGGCGAGTACGCTGCAGCTTGCGCCGCCGGGGTGTTCTCTCTCGAAGATGGCCTCGCCCTCATCTCCGCGCGCGCCCGCCTCATGCAAGCCCTGCCCGAGCCGGGCGGCATGATGGCCGTCTTCGCGGAGCCCGAGCGCATCGGCGACCTGCTCCGCGCCCACGAGTCGCGCGTCACCATCGCCGCCATCAACGCCCCGGGGGAGACCGTCATCAGCGGCGCCACGGACGCCCTCGCCGCCATCGGCGCTGCCCTGCAAGCGCGGGGCATCAAAAACCGACCCCTCAAGGTCTCGCACGCCTTCCACTCTCCTCTCCTCGAACCCATGCGCCGTGATTTCGAGCGCGTGGCCGCCGGCGTGAACTTCACCGCGCCGCAGCTCCGCCTCGTCTCCAACCTCACCGGCGAACTCATGACCGACGCCCCGACGGCCGAGTACTGGTGGCGGCAGATGCGCGAGCCGGTCCAGTTCCTGGCTGGCATCCGCACCCTTCGACAGCAGGGTCATCGCTGCTTCCTCGAGATCGGCCCCCAGCCCACGCTGGTCGCCATGGCGCGCCGCGAAGCCGGAGCTGCGGACGACATCGACTGGCTCCCCACCCTCAAGCAAGGGGCAGGCGACTGGCAGCCCCTGCTCGAAAGCCTGGCCCGACTCCACGTGCGCGGCGCCTCGGTCGACTGGGCTGCCTTCGATCGGGACTACCCCCGCCGCCGCGTCGCTCTCCCCACGTACCCGTTCCAGCGCAAGCGCTACTGGGCCGCGAAACGACCGGAAGCGCCAGACCAGGCTGCCACCACGGGGGCCGCGGGCGAGGCCGTCCACCCCCTCCTCGGCCACAGACTCCCGACCGCGCTGAATGCCACGCTATTCACCGCGAAGCTCGACCCCGAGACGCTCGGCTACCTCCAGGACCATCGCGTCTACGGCCAGATGGTCCTGCCCATGACGGCCTACATCGAGATGGCGCTGAGCGCCGCCCAGGAGGTCTACGGACCTTCCGTCTCGGTCCTCGAAGACCTGGTGATCCAGGCCCCCCTCGTCCTTCCGCCCACCGGAACGGCCCACGTACAGACCATCCTCGGAGCTGCCGAAGAAGGTCGCGCCGAGTTCCGCATCTGCAGCCCCAAGGACGAAACCTGCTCCGAGTGGCAGGTTCATGTGCAAGGTTTCGCGCGCATCGACGGAGAAGGCCAAGAGATCGCCAGCACCATCGAACCGATCGCCGCCCTGAAGGGACGCTGCCCGGCCGAGATCCCGCGCGAGGCCCATTACGCGCTCTATCACCAGCAAGGTCTGGAGTATGGCCCCGCCTTCCAGAGCCTGCGAAGGCTCCACCAGGGAAATGCGGAGGCGCTGGGCGAGGTGGCCCTGGACGACGCCCTCGCCGTCGACGTCGCGCGCTATCGCGTCCACCCGGCCCTGCTCGACAGCGCCCTGCAGGTGCTCGGCGCAACCATCGGCGGGACGGGCGACGAGGCCGACAAGGATGCAGTCCATCTCCCCGCAGGCCTGAAGCGCTTCCGACTGCACCGCCAGCCCGGCACCTCCACCTTCAGCCACGCCCGCTTGCAGCGCGCGATGGACAACCCCTCCGCGCCCGTCTCCGGTGACGTGCGACTCCTCGACGAAGCTGGCGAACCCGTGGCCGAACTCACCGGCTGGCTGCTCCTGCCGGCCCCACGCGCCCTCATCGCCCAGGTCTCCAGCCGCCCGAGATTCGCCGAGTGGCTCTACGATCTGCGCTGGAGCCGGCGAGACGCCCCCGCGTCCGGAGACACGGACACGACTCGCACGGGTGCGCGCGAGCGCTGGGTCCTCCTTGCGGACCAGAGCGGCACGGGCGCTGCCCTCGCCGCACTCCTGCGAGACCGCGGCCACGACGTCCACCTGGCCGCCATCGAGGCACCTCTCGCAGAAGACGCCTCCCGCGCTCGCTACCACCAGATCGTGGAGGACGCTTTGCGCGACGCGCCCCCGGGTGGCGTGAAGTTCGTGCATCTCGGGGGTCTCGACGCCGAGGACCCCGATGCGCTCGATGCCGACCCCGCCTCCTCGTTCGCGTCGGCGCAGGCGCACGGCTGCGCGAGTGCCCTGTACTTGATCCAGACCCTGAAGGCCGCCGCGAGCCCCTTGCCTTCGCGCGTGTGGTTCGTGACCCGAGGTGCGCAGTCGATCGCCAACGCCGAGCCGATCCGCGCCCCCCAGCAAGCCCTGCTCTGGGGCCTCGCCCGTGGACTCGCCCTCGAAGCCCCCGAGCTGTGGGGTGGGATCCTCGACCTGGATCCGGCGCGCTCCTCCGACGAGGCGCGCCTGCTCTTCGGCGCCCTGCAGAGCGCGGACGGCGAGGACCAGGTCACGTTGCGGGGGGACGCGAGGTACGTCCTGCGCCTGGCGCGACGCACGGCGCCCCCCGTCCCGCCCCTCCAGGTCCGCGCTGACGGCAGCTACCTCGTCACCGGAGGCCTTGGCGATCTCGGCCTCCTCACCGCCCGGTGGCTGGCAGCACGCGGCGCAGGGCGCATCCTGCTCATGAGCCGCCGCCCCTGGGAAGAGACGCTCGCCACGGCGACCGCGTCGAGCCGGCACAGCAAACAGACCCTCCTCGACGAACTCCGGCGCTCTGGCGCATCCATCGAGATCCTCGCTGCAGACGTCGGCGACCGCGCCCAGATGGAGCGCGTCTTCGACGACCTTCGCCGCTCGAGCTTCCCGCTGCGCGGCATCTTCCATGCGGCAGGGGTGTTCAGCCATCGCGACCTCCAAGCCCTCGATGCCGCGGCGCTCCGTGAGACCCTGGCCCCCAAGGTCACCGGCGGCTACCTGCTGCACCGCCTCAGCGAGGGCCTCGACCTCGACGCCTTCGTCTGCTTCTCCTCGATCTCGGCCGTCTGGGGCTCGGCGGGCATGCTGGCCTATGGCGCAGCCAATCAGTACCTCGCGGCGCTGGCGAGACAGCGCCGGAGCGCGGGTCGACCCGCCGTCTGCATTCACTGGGGACCCTGGGAAGGCGAGGGCATGGCCGCTCGGGCGGGCTCCAAGGACTGGCTCGAACGCATGGGCATCCATGGCCTGCCTCCCGAGCAGGCCATCCTGGCGATGGACTCCCTGTGCGGCATCGACGAGACCGAGGTCGTCGTGGCCCGGGTGGATTTCCGGCGCTTCCGCCCCGTCTACGAGGCCAGAGCGCGCCGACCGCTGCTCACCGAGCTGGCCCCGTCGACTCCGACCAAGGCCGCCACGACCCGCCGGCGCAAGAGCGACGTCCGAGGCCAGCTCGACACCGCCTCGCCCGCCGAGCGCGACGCGCTCCTGTCCCGCTACCTCGTCGAGCTGGTGGGCGACGTGATGCGCCTCGACGACGCGGCCTCCCTCGACCCCGAGACCCCGCTGACCAAGATGGGCCTCGACTCGCTCATGGCCGTCGAGCTGCGGAACCGCATCGAGCAGGATCTCGGCCAGCCCATCGAACTCGCCGAGCTGCTGCAGAGCCCCAGCGTGCGACGGCTCCACGAGCTGCTCGCCGCACCCGCCACCCCGGCGTCCATCACGTCCTCCCGCGCGACCTCGGACGATCTTCTCGAACTCGTCCGCAACATCGACCACGAGACCATGCAGACGCTACTGGCACGCATCGAGCGCCTCGATGAACCGGCCTTGAACACCCTCCTGCAACAGGTCGAGGGCATGGAGGGCGCACCGTGA